The Dermacentor albipictus isolate Rhodes 1998 colony chromosome 2, USDA_Dalb.pri_finalv2, whole genome shotgun sequence genome has a segment encoding these proteins:
- the LOC135901014 gene encoding uncharacterized protein, with protein sequence MTREDHSGRRLARAEALAHHYGHKHGVFYVDASGPYHGGWYTAAVVHQNTAVNGLTFRAHNITHVEVVAIALAAADQHSRVIITDSRGACRNIEQGHIPYLAYKILQNNDYLGAPSHRTIIWTPAHTGVEGNETADAVARALTFRASPSSPTDPDPEPNPAYTFKEIVQLYQSGHAIYPKPCKGLTKAEDRILLRLYTKTLLCPAALKYFDPAWTGECPHCGEKSSDMFHMVWACQKTQNLTPLPNPSREDWEAALIGCSDLTAQRALVERARAAADANGLP encoded by the coding sequence ATGACACGAGAGGACCATAGCGGCAGACGCCTCGCGCGGGCGGAAGCCTTGGCTCACCACTACGGACACAAACACGGAGTCTTCTACGTGGACGCCTCCGGCCCGTACCATGGGGGTTGGTACACGGCCGCAGTCGTCCACCAAAACACAGCAGTAAATGGACTCACTTTCCGTGCACACAACATTACACACGTGGAGGTGGTTGCCATCGCGCTAGCCGCCGCAGATCAACACTCAAGGGTCATCATCACCGACTCGAGGGGTGCTTGCCGCAATATTGAGCAGGGGCACATACCGTACCTtgcctacaaaattttgcaaaacaaCGACTATCTCGGTGCCCCCTCGCACCGTACGATTATCTGGACTCCCGCTCACACGGGCGTCGAAGGAAACGAGACGGCCGATGCCGTCGCCCGCGCGCTCACTTTCCGGGcatcaccttcgtcccccaccgATCCGGACCCCGAACCCAATCCCGCCTATACTTTCAAAGAGATCGTTCAGCTCTACCAATCTGGCcatgccatctatcccaagccctGTAAGGGCCTCACTAAGGCGGAGGATCGCATTCTCCTGCGCCTTTACACCAAAactctgctgtgcccggcagcctTAAAATACTTTGACCCCGCTTGGACGggggagtgcccgcactgtggggagaaGTCCTCAGACATGttccacatggtgtgggcatgtcAAAAAACCCAAAATCTAACCCCCCTACCCAACCCttcccgggaggactgggaggcagccctgatCGGCTGCTCTGACCTGACGGCCCAACGGGCCTTGGTCGAGCGGGCCCGGGCGGCAGCCGACGCCAATGGGCTCCCGTAA